Proteins encoded together in one Desulfosporosinus meridiei DSM 13257 window:
- a CDS encoding ABC transporter permease, whose translation MLLESIKMSYENIVRNKLRSFLTMLGIVIGVASIIALITIVQGATNSISDQVTELGANKITVNVMGTPLKQGLNQEDMLNISKEENIKGVSPTISGKTGIIYEGKLMENVTVQGKNDVYFNMDISLLKTGRPINILDLNSKNQVAIIGSDIINELYYGVDPIGKDLVINGTSYTVIGTLNASSGFSMGSNNESVIIPYTTAMRSLGVKDISSLDVFLEDTSLADDTVTDLKGVLNPAFNYKDNAYTVFNMGDIIESFESMMSMMSLLLAGIAAISLVVGGIGIMNMMLVSITERTTEIGLRKALGATPKRIQLQFVIESIFLSLVGGLIGLVLGGLIAYTAAALIGIGFSLSIATILLAVGFSGLVGIVFGYMPARKASQLNPIDALRSL comes from the coding sequence ATGCTGCTTGAGAGTATAAAAATGTCCTATGAAAATATTGTGAGAAATAAACTGCGCTCATTTTTGACAATGCTGGGTATTGTAATAGGAGTAGCATCGATTATTGCTTTAATCACCATCGTCCAGGGTGCGACAAATAGTATCAGCGATCAAGTCACAGAGCTGGGGGCTAATAAAATCACTGTGAATGTTATGGGTACTCCTCTCAAACAAGGGCTTAATCAAGAAGACATGCTGAACATTTCAAAGGAGGAGAATATTAAGGGTGTATCCCCTACGATTTCTGGAAAAACCGGCATTATCTACGAAGGAAAGCTCATGGAAAACGTGACAGTACAGGGTAAAAACGATGTGTATTTTAACATGGATATCAGCCTGCTTAAGACTGGGAGGCCAATAAATATTCTCGACTTAAACAGTAAAAACCAGGTTGCAATTATTGGCAGCGATATCATCAATGAACTTTATTATGGTGTCGATCCTATTGGGAAAGACCTTGTCATAAACGGTACTAGTTATACTGTAATTGGCACATTAAATGCCTCAAGTGGATTTAGTATGGGTTCGAATAATGAGTCTGTCATAATCCCCTATACTACGGCAATGCGAAGCTTGGGAGTCAAGGATATTTCTAGTCTAGATGTATTCTTGGAAGATACTTCATTAGCTGATGATACTGTAACTGATCTTAAAGGGGTGCTTAATCCTGCCTTTAACTATAAAGATAACGCCTATACAGTTTTCAATATGGGGGATATAATCGAATCTTTTGAATCAATGATGTCCATGATGTCACTTCTTCTGGCAGGAATTGCGGCAATATCCCTTGTAGTGGGTGGTATTGGAATCATGAATATGATGCTCGTGTCTATTACTGAGCGAACGACGGAAATAGGTTTGCGGAAGGCCTTAGGTGCGACACCCAAAAGAATTCAGCTGCAATTCGTTATTGAGTCAATATTCCTTTCCCTAGTTGGTGGTCTCATTGGCTTGGTTCTGGGGGGCTTAATAGCTTATACTGCAGCAGCTTTAATTGGGATCGGATTTTCGCTTTCTATTGCTACCATTCTACTGGCTGTCGGATTTTCTGGATTAGTTGGTATTGTATTTGGATATATGCCTGCAAGAAAAGCAAGTCAACTTAATCCAATTGATGCACTGCGAAGTTTATAA
- a CDS encoding DUF6199 family natural product biosynthesis protein — protein MPGFIKIIASVFLIITIINPRITWMISEGWKFKNAEPSELYLIINRIMAVVIFIVIWVL, from the coding sequence GTGCCTGGATTTATAAAAATAATCGCAAGTGTATTTCTAATTATTACCATAATAAATCCTAGAATTACATGGATGATTTCCGAAGGCTGGAAATTTAAAAATGCCGAGCCGAGTGAACTGTATTTAATAATTAACAGAATAATGGCTGTCGTCATCTTCATTGTTATTTGGGTATTATAG
- a CDS encoding GNAT family N-acetyltransferase: MQIIDFIHEHIEQATLLARASYAEEWARVTVLPQDITIPDLSGFAGNCLGVTAFEQEKMVGFLCCYSPFNNTFGSTKARGVFSPIYGNCSITENRAAIYARMYQTAAKKWARAGASSHAICLYAGNTTVQEQFFRYGFGLRCVDAIRPMDALNVSSYLDIEYTELIGEKRFHLRSLDVLLDEHMATSPTFIRRNTKTEDEFVQEMHESKDRYFAAKSNEEIIAFLKVSDESDNFITGMPDMQSICGAFCLPQYRGKGIFQNLINHAISILKSEGYTRLGVDFESLNPNADRFWNKYFMAYTHSLVRRIDEDALKRGTL; this comes from the coding sequence ATGCAAATAATAGATTTCATCCATGAGCATATCGAACAAGCCACCCTGCTGGCAAGGGCTAGCTATGCAGAGGAATGGGCACGTGTCACCGTTCTTCCTCAAGATATTACTATCCCTGATCTATCGGGATTTGCCGGTAATTGCCTTGGTGTCACCGCATTTGAGCAGGAAAAGATGGTTGGCTTTCTCTGCTGTTACAGCCCTTTTAACAACACCTTTGGCTCCACAAAGGCGCGAGGCGTATTTTCTCCCATATACGGTAATTGTTCGATCACAGAAAACCGAGCGGCCATATATGCCCGGATGTATCAAACTGCAGCGAAAAAATGGGCAAGGGCAGGTGCGTCTAGCCATGCAATTTGTTTGTATGCAGGCAATACGACAGTGCAGGAGCAGTTTTTCCGTTACGGCTTTGGGCTTCGCTGCGTCGACGCGATACGCCCAATGGATGCACTAAATGTTTCGTCGTATTTGGATATAGAATATACTGAACTTATTGGGGAAAAACGTTTTCATCTCCGATCGCTGGATGTTCTCCTTGATGAGCATATGGCTACCAGTCCCACATTTATCCGCAGAAATACCAAGACTGAGGATGAGTTCGTGCAAGAAATGCACGAAAGTAAAGACCGCTATTTCGCAGCGAAAAGCAATGAAGAAATAATTGCTTTTCTTAAAGTGAGCGATGAGAGTGATAATTTTATCACTGGTATGCCGGATATGCAAAGTATTTGCGGAGCCTTTTGCTTGCCTCAATATCGGGGAAAAGGTATTTTCCAGAATCTCATAAACCATGCAATCAGTATATTAAAATCAGAGGGCTACACCCGACTCGGTGTGGATTTCGAGAGCCTCAATCCCAATGCGGACAGATTTTGGAACAAGTATTTCATGGCATATACTCACAGTTTGGTACGCCGGATCGATGAGGATGCGTTGAAGAGAGGCACTTTATGA
- a CDS encoding ABC transporter ATP-binding protein gives MAEVLNMQNISKSYYMGEEELEVLSKVNLTVNSGEFLSLLGPSGSGKSTMMNIIGCLDMPTSGKYLLSGNDIEDLDETELAFIRNKEIGFVFQNFQLLPRLSALQNVELPLIYAGLSSAERKERSLKILDRVGLVDKTKNLPTQLSGGQQQRVAIARALVTEPTILLADEPTGALDQKTGAQVMELFEELNHDGRTIIMITHDIGIARHAKRVVNILDGHLSEQEVQ, from the coding sequence ATGGCGGAAGTGCTGAACATGCAAAATATCTCTAAGAGCTACTATATGGGGGAAGAAGAGCTAGAAGTATTGAGTAAGGTAAACTTAACAGTAAATTCCGGTGAATTTCTATCCTTACTTGGTCCGTCAGGATCGGGGAAATCCACAATGATGAACATTATTGGTTGCCTAGATATGCCGACATCAGGAAAATATTTACTCTCTGGCAATGATATTGAAGACCTGGATGAAACTGAACTTGCCTTTATTAGAAATAAGGAAATTGGCTTTGTATTTCAAAACTTTCAGCTCCTGCCACGCTTAAGTGCTCTTCAAAATGTGGAGTTACCATTGATTTACGCTGGCCTCTCCTCAGCGGAAAGAAAGGAACGTTCGCTGAAAATCCTCGATCGAGTAGGGTTAGTTGATAAGACAAAAAACTTACCAACTCAGCTATCTGGGGGGCAACAACAACGGGTTGCCATTGCCCGAGCTTTGGTAACTGAGCCCACAATTTTGCTGGCCGATGAACCAACAGGTGCTTTAGATCAAAAAACAGGTGCACAAGTTATGGAGCTTTTTGAGGAACTGAATCACGACGGAAGAACAATAATTATGATAACCCACGACATCGGGATTGCACGTCATGCCAAGAGAGTTGTCAACATTCTCGATGGACATTTATCGGAACAGGAGGTTCAGTAG
- a CDS encoding efflux RND transporter periplasmic adaptor subunit, whose product MKKHKSKVKWIILGLVAVAVTVGGITFLKEPTELPYESVVAQTGDLTTYYSFTGNVETTDRQTVTSEKMMQISEIKVKEGDLVKEGTVLIRTTAGEDIKSKIQGEIVNINIEEKAQVMAGTKLLEVVDYNNLQIKVKVDEYDLTAIEKGKEATIKFGAINKEIKGNISSISKEGQIINGVTFFTAIIDLEDDESVRIGMSAEVKIISNQVSGIVTLPITAVQFDENNKPYVLKKDESGTVTRAEIATGINDGIVVEVKSGLESGETVYYTKTAAKEGTKFPSGGMNNTGGDD is encoded by the coding sequence ATGAAAAAACACAAATCTAAAGTTAAGTGGATTATTCTGGGGTTGGTAGCGGTAGCTGTAACTGTTGGAGGCATAACCTTTCTTAAGGAACCTACTGAACTACCGTATGAAAGCGTTGTTGCTCAGACGGGCGACCTAACCACCTATTACTCTTTCACTGGCAATGTTGAAACTACAGATCGTCAAACTGTGACTTCTGAAAAGATGATGCAAATTTCGGAAATCAAAGTCAAAGAGGGAGACCTAGTTAAAGAAGGGACAGTCTTAATTAGAACTACGGCTGGAGAAGACATTAAGTCAAAAATTCAGGGAGAAATTGTTAATATCAATATAGAAGAAAAGGCACAAGTGATGGCAGGTACAAAACTATTAGAAGTTGTGGATTATAATAATCTTCAAATCAAAGTGAAAGTAGATGAGTATGACCTTACTGCGATTGAGAAAGGTAAGGAAGCCACTATTAAATTTGGTGCAATAAACAAAGAAATAAAGGGCAATATCAGCTCAATCTCTAAAGAGGGGCAGATTATTAATGGAGTAACTTTCTTTACCGCTATAATCGATCTTGAGGACGATGAAAGTGTAAGAATTGGAATGTCTGCAGAGGTAAAAATTATAAGCAATCAAGTTAGTGGAATTGTCACATTGCCTATAACTGCGGTTCAATTCGACGAGAATAACAAGCCCTATGTTCTAAAAAAAGATGAGAGTGGTACAGTGACTAGAGCCGAAATAGCTACCGGCATAAATGATGGGATAGTCGTAGAAGTAAAAAGTGGCCTTGAAAGTGGAGAGACAGTTTACTATACCAAGACTGCAGCTAAGGAAGGAACGAAATTTCCTTCAGGTGGGATGAATAATACAGGTGGTGATGATTAA
- a CDS encoding DUF4062 domain-containing protein, translated as MKIKYQIFISSTYEDLKESRDQLIKCILEMGHIFED; from the coding sequence TTGAAAATAAAGTATCAAATTTTTATTAGTTCTACATATGAAGATTTGAAAGAATCAAGAGACCAATTAATAAAATGCATTCTTGAGATGGGGCATATATTCGAGGATTAA
- a CDS encoding WD40/YVTN/BNR-like repeat-containing protein, whose translation MNKLVTKLCLVIAVLAVCYFGFYKYQQSKIKFQPVGFSVEVNSKDLIAGGTKWLESYVEQYKGRYVPWSQKVAEYSIDQIENREANVIQVDFSVVTKNLDTANASKWNGVLEENKLKCQWVLWFKVEPSEEGTYTYTATKVQRPAGYDLEKYQTSGEKERDEYKQKYEAEIPYDKQQYTYKIENHICYVSYNGGITWEEVPVSIESLAAVGDGRPYFNKLQEKSYVITSEKTAFVYGGTKEVPLTATYSEDKGATWKTSQISKTLDSVRVKFCSFPNAKVGYVIATGDRAMSQESQIIYKTTDGGATWKEVGSGPRTSLLQSAGFIGENLGFMSYPKIDGAETNLYRTEDGGKSFAPIIIPAVKESWMGTTLEPFIQPETPYFEEGQLFLLVGQGPQGDYMGGTVSAKYKSDDQGKTWYFVELMELPSKELG comes from the coding sequence ATGAACAAGCTAGTGACTAAATTGTGCCTTGTTATTGCAGTTTTAGCCGTATGTTATTTCGGCTTTTATAAATATCAACAAAGTAAAATTAAGTTTCAGCCTGTGGGCTTCTCGGTGGAGGTTAACAGCAAAGACCTTATTGCAGGGGGGACAAAATGGCTGGAGTCATACGTAGAGCAATACAAGGGAAGATATGTACCCTGGAGCCAAAAAGTTGCTGAATACTCTATTGATCAGATTGAAAATAGAGAAGCCAATGTAATTCAAGTAGACTTTTCTGTTGTGACCAAAAACTTAGATACAGCAAATGCTTCCAAGTGGAATGGGGTTTTGGAGGAAAATAAGCTTAAGTGTCAATGGGTTTTATGGTTTAAAGTAGAACCATCTGAGGAAGGAACCTATACCTATACTGCAACCAAAGTTCAAAGACCCGCTGGGTATGATTTGGAAAAATATCAAACCAGCGGTGAAAAAGAAAGAGATGAGTATAAGCAAAAGTATGAAGCTGAAATCCCCTATGACAAGCAACAATACACATACAAAATTGAAAATCATATTTGCTATGTGAGCTATAATGGAGGAATTACATGGGAAGAAGTACCTGTTTCGATAGAGTCCTTAGCAGCGGTTGGAGACGGAAGACCTTATTTTAATAAACTGCAGGAAAAAAGCTATGTTATAACTTCAGAAAAAACTGCCTTTGTCTATGGTGGTACGAAGGAAGTCCCTCTGACGGCTACCTATTCAGAGGATAAGGGAGCCACTTGGAAGACATCACAAATCAGTAAAACCTTAGACAGCGTAAGAGTAAAGTTTTGCAGTTTTCCAAATGCCAAAGTGGGGTATGTCATAGCAACAGGGGATAGAGCTATGTCCCAGGAAAGTCAAATAATCTATAAGACAACAGATGGGGGTGCAACATGGAAGGAGGTTGGTTCTGGGCCTAGAACCAGTCTATTGCAGTCAGCTGGTTTTATAGGTGAAAACCTAGGTTTTATGAGCTATCCTAAGATAGATGGAGCTGAAACTAATTTATATCGAACGGAGGATGGAGGTAAATCATTTGCACCCATTATCATCCCTGCGGTTAAAGAGAGTTGGATGGGAACCACTCTTGAACCTTTTATCCAACCCGAAACTCCATATTTTGAAGAAGGACAGTTATTTCTTTTAGTAGGGCAGGGGCCACAAGGTGATTACATGGGGGGTACAGTTAGCGCAAAATACAAATCAGATGATCAGGGGAAAACTTGGTATTTTGTAGAGTTAATGGAATTACCTTCGAAAGAATTAGGATAA
- a CDS encoding iron-containing alcohol dehydrogenase: MENTHNFILPKTNLIGIGAIKDLPNELLAWKLSKALIVTDKNMISLGYVENVEKILKNLFISYDIFDGILHPNPTVSFVEDGLSYFKKGLNVLRNYKLIISIGGGTNHDCAKAIAIVATNGGSIIDYEGYNKVTKPPLPQISINTTAGSGAELTMFAIIVDNSRKVKMTIASPFLTPYITVNDPIFMTTMPKEVTASSGFDVVSHAIEAYVSTEASPLTDSFALDAIRIAFEYLPRAYENGNDLEAKEKMMYANIMAAMAFNNAGLGYVHSMAHQLGGFYGQTHGCYNGILVPYVFEFNSASIPKQRIMKLCEAMGASTQDTSQAIDIIIDSIRRLTAKIEIPGKLREMGLKENDIETLSQNAMKDITVFTNPRKGSVEDFMSLFKSAY, from the coding sequence TTGGAAAACACTCATAATTTCATTTTACCAAAGACTAATCTAATAGGTATTGGGGCTATCAAAGACCTTCCCAACGAGCTATTAGCCTGGAAGCTAAGCAAAGCCCTGATCGTTACTGATAAAAACATGATAAGTCTCGGTTATGTAGAGAATGTAGAGAAGATCTTAAAGAACCTATTCATTTCATATGATATATTTGATGGAATACTGCACCCCAATCCTACCGTTTCCTTTGTAGAAGATGGCTTATCTTATTTTAAGAAAGGTCTTAATGTTTTACGCAACTATAAATTGATTATTTCCATCGGCGGCGGGACCAATCATGACTGTGCTAAAGCAATAGCAATAGTTGCTACCAACGGCGGTTCAATCATTGATTATGAAGGATATAACAAAGTAACGAAACCACCCCTACCCCAAATTTCAATTAATACAACCGCTGGGTCGGGAGCTGAATTAACTATGTTTGCCATAATCGTCGATAATTCAAGGAAAGTAAAAATGACCATCGCTTCGCCTTTTTTAACCCCCTATATTACTGTCAATGATCCAATATTTATGACAACAATGCCTAAAGAAGTTACCGCCAGCTCAGGTTTTGATGTTGTTTCCCATGCTATAGAAGCTTATGTGTCTACTGAAGCCTCTCCTTTAACCGATTCTTTTGCTCTTGATGCAATACGAATAGCATTTGAGTATCTGCCGAGAGCCTACGAGAATGGCAATGACTTAGAGGCTAAGGAAAAAATGATGTATGCCAATATAATGGCTGCAATGGCCTTTAATAATGCGGGATTAGGTTATGTACATTCAATGGCCCATCAGTTGGGCGGATTTTATGGTCAAACCCATGGTTGTTACAACGGGATCTTGGTGCCTTATGTATTTGAGTTTAATTCCGCGTCCATACCTAAACAAAGAATTATGAAATTATGTGAAGCCATGGGGGCTAGTACCCAGGACACTTCACAAGCTATCGACATAATTATTGATTCAATTAGAAGATTAACTGCCAAAATCGAAATTCCCGGTAAATTGCGTGAGATGGGACTCAAAGAGAACGATATTGAAACTCTCTCTCAGAACGCCATGAAAGATATAACCGTTTTTACAAACCCTAGAAAAGGGTCTGTTGAAGATTTTATGAGCTTATTTAAATCCGCTTATTGA
- a CDS encoding VOC family protein: protein MQKIIPHLWFDKEADEASRFYLSLFEGSILKDKTILSGTPSGSVDMITIELAGQEFMLLSAGPLFKFTPSVSFRIACSSSEEVEGLWGKLIEKGAALMPLDTYPFSQKYGWLVDKYGLSWQIMHMGDMGIKQKITPTLMFVGDQCGNAEDAIRFYSTIFEHSSVGDILRYGEGAAPNKPKMIQHVDFTLNNQSFSAMDSAYEHNFTFNEAISLVVKCKTQAEIDYYWEKLSAVPEAEQCGWLKDKYGFSWQIVPAIMDEMMQNKDAKKLAQVTEAFLKMKKFEISKLIEAYER, encoded by the coding sequence ATGCAAAAGATTATCCCGCACTTATGGTTTGATAAAGAAGCTGATGAGGCATCAAGATTTTATCTATCATTATTTGAAGGATCCATTCTAAAAGACAAAACCATATTAAGTGGCACACCCTCCGGATCGGTGGATATGATCACTATCGAGCTTGCAGGACAAGAATTTATGCTGTTGTCAGCCGGGCCATTATTCAAATTCACACCGTCTGTATCATTTCGCATCGCTTGTAGTTCTAGCGAAGAAGTTGAGGGCTTATGGGGAAAACTTATTGAAAAGGGTGCTGCCCTAATGCCCTTGGACACCTATCCCTTTAGCCAAAAGTATGGATGGTTAGTTGACAAATACGGTTTATCTTGGCAGATAATGCACATGGGTGATATGGGGATTAAGCAAAAAATCACCCCAACGCTAATGTTTGTCGGAGACCAGTGCGGCAATGCTGAAGATGCTATCAGATTTTACTCAACAATATTTGAGCACTCAAGTGTAGGGGATATCCTTAGATACGGGGAGGGCGCAGCTCCAAATAAACCGAAAATGATTCAGCATGTCGACTTTACCTTGAATAACCAATCGTTTTCTGCCATGGACAGTGCTTATGAGCATAACTTTACATTTAATGAGGCAATTTCATTGGTCGTTAAATGCAAAACTCAAGCTGAAATAGACTATTATTGGGAGAAGCTGTCTGCCGTTCCTGAAGCAGAGCAATGCGGTTGGCTAAAGGATAAATACGGTTTTTCCTGGCAGATTGTTCCCGCAATTATGGATGAGATGATGCAGAATAAGGACGCAAAAAAACTAGCACAAGTTACAGAAGCTTTTCTTAAAATGAAAAAGTTCGAGATTAGTAAATTAATTGAGGCATACGAGAGATAA
- a CDS encoding potassium channel family protein, which yields MPTYFVIVVVAYFFLSLAILTNKIIHKEHKKLVFPKIILLSIILVLGYANFYYKLSRDLAHAFKDGMILSAIDSVYFSITTFTTTGYGDIYPITNTAKMFVASEMILGYILSTIIMAAFVIRFIEADKG from the coding sequence ATGCCTACATATTTTGTAATTGTTGTTGTTGCCTATTTTTTCCTCAGCTTAGCCATCTTAACTAATAAGATAATTCATAAGGAGCACAAGAAATTAGTTTTTCCCAAAATCATCTTATTAAGTATCATCTTAGTTTTGGGGTATGCTAATTTTTACTATAAACTATCCAGAGATCTTGCTCATGCATTTAAAGACGGAATGATTCTATCGGCAATAGATAGTGTATATTTCAGTATCACTACTTTTACAACTACAGGTTATGGTGATATATATCCAATAACCAACACGGCTAAAATGTTTGTTGCAAGCGAAATGATTCTGGGCTACATACTAAGCACAATCATCATGGCTGCATTTGTAATAAGGTTTATCGAGGCTGATAAAGGATAA
- a CDS encoding tyrosine-type recombinase/integrase yields the protein MTKEEVLAKLVFDVELRGLSKNTQAEYYTKVKLFQEHYNKPATELGQEDIRQFLHYLTTEKKLASGSVNTYNSALRFLYGVTFNIKLNLRQIPRHRKQRKFPEILTKEEIQALFDACDNLRDKCILMTLYGAGLRLSEVAALKVSDIDSSKMQLFIRNAKGSKDRYALLSQANLDILRTYWKAYRPKEWLFYGRNRNSAPMTSRAIQNLFHKYVIKANISKNVTVHSMRHCFATHLLASGVSVFHIKQLLGHTDIASTCFYLHLLKIESLNVKSPLDELVELDKANG from the coding sequence ATGACAAAGGAAGAGGTTTTAGCCAAATTAGTTTTCGATGTGGAACTTAGAGGGTTAAGTAAAAACACCCAGGCCGAGTATTACACCAAAGTAAAACTTTTTCAAGAACACTACAATAAACCTGCCACCGAGTTGGGCCAAGAGGATATTCGACAGTTCCTCCACTATCTCACGACAGAAAAAAAGTTAGCTTCTGGCTCGGTAAACACTTACAACAGCGCTCTTCGTTTTTTGTACGGTGTCACATTTAACATTAAGTTGAATCTAAGGCAAATCCCCCGCCACCGCAAACAACGTAAATTCCCCGAAATTCTTACCAAAGAGGAAATTCAGGCCCTTTTTGATGCCTGCGATAATTTAAGAGATAAATGCATTCTCATGACTCTTTATGGTGCAGGGCTTCGCCTTAGTGAAGTGGCTGCGCTTAAAGTTTCAGATATCGATAGCAGCAAAATGCAGTTGTTCATCCGTAATGCTAAAGGCAGTAAAGACCGATATGCTCTGCTTTCACAAGCCAACCTCGATATTCTCAGAACTTACTGGAAGGCTTATCGTCCTAAAGAATGGCTTTTTTACGGCAGAAATCGCAATAGTGCTCCGATGACCAGTAGAGCTATTCAAAATCTGTTCCATAAATATGTTATTAAAGCTAATATCAGCAAAAATGTAACGGTACACAGCATGAGACACTGTTTTGCAACTCATCTACTGGCATCGGGTGTCAGTGTTTTTCACATTAAACAATTGCTCGGACACACGGACATTGCATCAACGTGTTTCTATTTACATTTACTTAAAATCGAATCACTTAACGTGAAGAGTCCTCTGGATGAGCTTGTTGAATTGGATAAGGCTAATGGTTGA
- a CDS encoding RDD family protein codes for MSYSEVNRSNPQLLHTTNAKENKENHKRPWIRFWARLIDVILFMLIISTTIVIINPSALNHSAVLFWFLLFIWSFFEAVLLSTWGTTPGKWLLRIIIRDLNGEKLTFVNALKRSLIIWASGLGSGIVIILFITLIYQYNIISRNGTTSWDKSGKYTVTYTKIGLLRFLVAILIIFGFIGLCILGSK; via the coding sequence ATGAGTTATTCAGAGGTGAACAGATCTAACCCACAATTACTACATACAACTAATGCCAAAGAAAATAAGGAAAATCACAAACGTCCTTGGATAAGATTTTGGGCCCGGTTGATTGATGTTATACTTTTTATGTTAATAATAAGTACGACTATTGTAATAATTAATCCTTCTGCTTTAAATCATAGTGCAGTACTATTTTGGTTTTTATTATTTATTTGGTCTTTTTTCGAAGCAGTATTACTTTCAACTTGGGGGACAACACCAGGTAAATGGTTGTTAAGAATAATTATACGTGATTTAAATGGAGAGAAACTTACTTTTGTTAATGCGTTAAAGAGAAGTTTAATCATCTGGGCAAGTGGTCTTGGTTCTGGAATAGTAATAATTCTATTTATTACATTGATATACCAATACAATATTATCAGTCGAAATGGTACGACAAGTTGGGATAAGTCTGGAAAGTATACGGTTACATATACAAAGATCGGTTTATTAAGATTTCTCGTTGCTATTTTAATCATTTTTGGATTTATAGGATTATGTATTCTCGGAAGTAAATAA